The Thioalkalivibrio sulfidiphilus HL-EbGr7 genome includes the window ACGACTTCAATCCGCCCGATGGCAGCAACTGGGAACTCTTGTGTCTCTACTGCCACGACAACGAGCACCAGCGTCTGCTGGAGGCGGCGGCCAATCCCACGAGTGTGAAGGGCGGCAAGGCATCGGGCGCCACCCATTCGCCCTTCGCCGGACTGAAGGATCTGTTGAAGAAGGACGAGTAGGAGGCCCGACCTCGGACCGAACCCGGTCGCTTGTGCGGTCTGCGGCGTTCGCGGCGGGGTCGCCGCTCCTACGGGCAAGCCGACAATGAGACGATCTATGAATCACGAACCCTGTCCCTGCGGCAGCGGCAAGGCGTACGAGGCCTGCTGCGGTGCTTATCACGCCGGCGAGGCCTTGCCCGAGACGGCGGAGCAACTGATGCGCTCGCGCTACAGCGCCTTCGTGCGCGGTGACGCGGACTACCTGCTGGCCACCTGGCACAGCAGCACCCGGCCGGCGAGTCTGGATCTGGATGCGCGGGTGAAATGGCTCGGGCTCAAGGTGCACGCGGCGACGGCAGGTGGTCCCGGCGATGAATCAGGGACCGTGTCCTTCGTTGCCCGCCACAAGATCGGTGGGCGCGCCTACCGGCTGGAGGAGACCAGCCGCTTCGTGCGCGAGGCGGGGCGCTGGGTGTATGTGGATGGGGATGTATCCTGACCGATAGGGCGGGCCGTGCCCGCCGCCCGGAGATCCGTTCGGGTGCAGAACGGCGGCCATGGGCCGCCCTGCGGGTGAGTGGATCCTGCAGCGATTCTCATCCAGTCGCCCCGTAGGTCGGGCTTCAGCCCGACAGCGAGGCCATGTGCGAGCTCCGACGTCGGGCTGAAGCCCGACCTGCCCTGGCTGGCGGCGCCGTGTATCAGGCCGATGTATCGGCGCCGATGCGCTCCTGCACCGCGCGGGCCAGGTCATCCGGGTGGTATTTCTGGATGAATTTGTTGGCGCCGGTGCGCTTGACCATGTCCACGTTGAATACGCCGCTGATGGAGGAGTGCAGCAGTATGTAGAGGTCCTTCAGTTGCGGCTGCTGGCGGATCCAGGTGGTGAGCTGGTAGCCGTCCACCACGGGCATCTCGATGTCCGAGACCACCATGGTGAAATGCTCACTCACGTCCACGCCGTCGGCCAGCATCTTCTCCAGCAGCCGGATGGCGTGCTGACCGTCGGGCACCTGGGTGCACTGGATGCCCAGCTGCTCCAGTGCACGGCTGATCTGGTTGCGGGCCACGCTGGAATCATCCACCACCAGCACGTGGCGGTTGCCGGCATCGATCTGGGCGCTCAGGTCGGCGGACACATGGGTGCTGGCACGCACCACCTGGTCCAGTACCTTCTCCACGTCCAGGATCTCCACGATCTTGTCGTCCACCATGGTCACGGCGGTGACGTAGGCATTGCGTCCCGTGGCCTTGGGCGGGGACTGCACCTTGTCCCACTGGGTGTTGATGATGCGGTCCATGCGCCGGATCAGGAAGCCATGCACCGAGCGGTTGTACTCGGTGATGATGATGTAGCCGTTTTCCGGGTCCTTCATGGCGGGGCCGCCGATGGCCCGGGACAGGTCCATGATGGGCATGGTGACACCGCGCAGGGTGGCCACACCGCTGACCATGGGGTGCGAGCCCGCCAGCCGGGTCAGCTTCTTGAAGGGGATGACTTCCTGGACCTTGAACACGTTGATGCCGTAGAGCTGGTGACCTTCCAGCTGGAACAGCAGCAGCTCCAGGCGCGTGCCGGCGGCCTTGTTGGATTCGAGGCTCGAGCCCCAGCTGTTCGTACTCATGGCGGCATCCTGGCTGTGTTGACGAGTGTGCATGTTAGCTGAAGCACGCAGGGGCATGACCGACGTCCGTCGGACATGCCTCTACGCCGGTCCGTTTGAGATACGCCGGATCAGGCGTGGCCGCTCATACGGGCCTTGCTGCGCACCAGTCGTCCGGACTGGTAGTCCTGGAAGGCCTGCTCGATCTCCTCGCGATGGTTCATCACGAAGGGTCCGTACTGCACGATCGGTTCGCCGATGGGCTGCCCGGCCACCAGCACCAGCCGCGCGCCATGATCGCCGGCCTTGAGGGCAACGCCATCGCCGTGCTCGAGCACCGCCAGCTGGTGCTGTTCCAGCGCCGTGCCCTGGATGTCCACCGAGCCCTCGTAGACATACACGAAGGCGTTGTGCCCGACGGGCAGGGCATGCTCGAAACCGGCACCGGGTTCCAGGTTCACGTCCAGGTAATGCACCTGGGTGATCGGGTCCTCGATGGGCGCGCGGGCATCACCGTGTTCACCCATGAGCACCTTCACCCGGGTGCCCGCGCTGTGTACCTCGGGGAAGGCGCCGGGGCCGTATTCCTGATAGGCGGGGTCGGTCATCTTCTCCCGGGCGGGCAGGTTGATCCACAGCTGGAAGCCGCGCATCAGGCCCTCGGTCTGGCGGGGCATCTCCGAATGGATCACGCCGCTGGCGGCCTTCATCCATTGGGCGCCTCCGCTCTTGAGATCGCCCTGGTTGCCCATGCTGTCCTTGTGCTCCATGTGGCCGTCCAGCATGTAGGTGAAAGTGATGAAGCCCCGGTGCGGGTGGTCCGGGAAACCGGCCACATAGTCGTCCGGGTCATTGCTGGAGAAGTGGTCCAGCATCAGGAACGGATCCAGGTTCTTGAGTGCCGGCGAGCCGATGCTGCGGCGGAGCATCACGCCGGCGCCGTCGGAGGCGGGCATGCCGGGGATGCGGGTCTTGACGGTGCGTGCCTTCATGATGAAGTCCTCCAGTCGGTCCTTGAGAATAGACCAGGTCAGTGTGTAGTCATTGTCGTTGTTTATTTATTCGGAATAAATGCCTTGAATCGCAATCATGGGTTCTGTATTTCGGAACGAATAGCGCATTGCCGAGCGGGTGACTTTTCCCGTCCGCGCGTTGTCCATCAACATGGGGGCAGGCGCTGTCCTGAATCCCCCGTGAACCTGAGAGACCGCCGGAGCTCGCCATGATTCCCCGTCCCAAGCACCTGTCCCGCCGCCGTTTCCTGACCTGGCTCGGGGGTGCCAGCCTGCTGCCGTTGCTCCCGGGTGTACCGGCCGGGGCGAATCCCGCCGAGATCCTCACCCGCCCCATCCCGTCCTCGGGTGAAGCGCTCCCGGTGATCGGCATGGGCACCTGGCTGACCTTCGACGTGGGCGAGAACCGCGCCCGCCGGGACGATCGGACCCAGGTGCTGCGCACCTTCTTCGAACACGGCGGCCAGCTGGTGGACTCCTCGCCCATGTACGGTTCCGCCGAGGCGGTGCTGGGTCATGCCCTGGAGCAGATTCCGTCGCCGCCGCTGTTCTCCGCCACCAAGGTCTGGACCTGGGGCCAGCGGGCCGGAGAGAGCGAGATGGAGCGTTCCCGGCAGCTGTGGGGCGTGGGGCGCTTTGATCTCATGCAGGTGCATAACCTGCTGGACTGGGAGGCCCACTTGGAGACCCTGCTGCGCTACAAGCAGGAGGGTCGTATCCGTTACCTGGGCATGACCACCTCCCACGGCCGGCGCCACGACACTCTGGAGAGAATCATGCTGGGGCACGATCTCGACTTCGTGCAGTTCACCTACAACATGCTCGACCGGGAGGCGGAGGACCGTCTGCTGCCGCTCGCCCGGGAGCGGGGCATCGCGGTGATCATCAACCGGCCCTTCCAGCGCGGCGGTCTGTTCCGGCGCGTGGAGGGTCGCCCGCTGCCGGGCTGGGGTGCGGAGATCGGCTGCGAGACCTGGGCCCAGGCCTTCCTCAAGTTCATCGTCTCCCACCCGGCGGTCACCTGCGCCATCCCCGCCACCACCCGGGTGGAGCACATGATGCAGAACATGGGCGCGGCCTACGGGGCGCTGCCCGACGAGGCCCTGCGCCGGCGCATGCTGGTGGACTTCAATGTGGCTTAACCCGCATATCTCACCGGGATCGCGGGAGCAGGCGAAGGATTCGCGTTCGTAGGCGCCGCTCTGGAGCGAAACCCATAGCCGTAGCTATGGGTTGAGTGAAGAGCAAGCCTACGGACGCGAAGACGAGCCTGAACCGCGATAGGACACCGGCGGGAACAGAGTGTGATGCTGAGCTCGGCGACCATTTCAGTGTATTCCACTTACGTTTCAGCCCGTTACGCGCCCGCCGGTGTCCGACCGGTGAGATATGCGGGTTAACGCTTGCGCCTGATGCAGGTGCCAGGGGTCTGCTTGCATTTCTGCGGGATTGGTTGAAAATATGACCATGTGGTCATTTTGAGGGCTTGTTCCATGCGCACCGTGCAGATCGTTGAGGCCAAGGCCCGTTTCTCCGCCTTGCTGGCGGCAGTCGAGGCCGGCGAAGAGATCGCCATCACCCGCCATGGCAAGGTGGTGGCGCGCCTGGTGCCGGATCGCCCGCGCATGGCCTCGGAACTGTTTCGCCCCATGTGGGATCACGCCGATGAGATGGACCTGGAGGCGCCGGCCGACCTGATCCCGGAGCCTGTGTCCGAATCCCTGGACTGACATGCCCTATCTGCTGGATACCAACATCCTCATTGCGGCGATGAAGGGGCACCCGCAGGTGCGCGAGCACCTGGAGGTTACGCCGTTGCAGGAGATCGTGTTGTCTCCGGTGGTGCTTGGCGAACTCGAACTGGGTGTGGCCAAGAGCCGGTATCGGGACAAGAACGCGGCCCGTCTTGCCGAATTGGTCCGAGGCATTGCGCTGCAACCCATCGATGCCGAGGTGGCGCGCCACTACGCCCGCATACGGGCCGCACTGGAGCAGGCGGGTACGCCCATTGGCGCCAATGACTACTGGATCACGGCTCAGGCCCTGGCCCAGGAACTGATCCTGGTGAGTGACAATGTCCGGGAGTTTTCCCGCGTGGGTGGACTGAAACTGCAAAACTGGATGGCGGCGCCATGAACCCATTCGAACTCGATGCCCGCCTCGCGGCAGACACCCTCGCCCTCGGTGAATCCGAGTTGTGCCTCTATCGCCTCATGGACGATGCCCGCTGGCCCTGGGTGATCCTGGTGCCCAGGCGTGCCGGCGTGACCGAGATCCACGACCTGAACGATACCGACCACGACACCCTGTGGGCGGAGTCCCGCGCCGTGGCCCGCGCCCTCGCCGAGGCGTTCGATGCCCGCTCCATGAACGTGGCCAAGCTCGGCAACGTGGTGTCCCAGCTGCACCTGCATCACGTGGTGCGCCAGGAGGGCGACCCGGCCTGGCCCGGCCCGGTGTGGGGTTTCGGGCAGCGGGTGGCCTATGAAGGGCGGGCGCGCGAGGAGATGGTGACCCGGTTGAGGGATTGTTTGGGGTTGGGTTGAGGTTGGTGCTTTGTGCTTTGTTGATCCAAGTTGTAGGCCGGACAAAGCGTAGCGGTGTCCGGCATAAGTTGCCCGATACCGCTTGCGCTCTATCGGGCCTACAGATCTTTGTTTATCCAAGTACCAAGTACCAAGTACCGCTTTTAACTCAACGCCCCGCCGCAACTCGACCCCTGCCCGGCGGTGCACCCGAAACAGTGATCCGCCACGGCGATCTCCCGGCCTTCCAGATCCACCTCCATCAGCGCCCGCAGATGGTTACGGGCCGTGCCGCCCCCCAGGGGCATGCGCAGCATCTGGTTGAAGTCGCAGTCGTGGACATAGCCCTGCCAGTCCACGCTGATCAGCGAGCGGCACATCACCGCCGCCAGGTTCTCGTCCCGGTGGGCGCCTTTCAGCAGGTCCAGGTATGCCTCCAGCCGCCCCTCCTTGCGCAGCTGCTTGCCGAAGCGGTGGATGGGCATGTTGGCGATGGTGAACAGCTGGTTGAACACCACGCCGTACTGTTCGCCCAGGTGGCGCTTGTAATCCGCCTCCAGCGGCCCCTGGGGCGGCGGCAGGCTGGGGCCCTGGGGGTTGAAGACCAGGTCCAGTACCAGGCCGCTGCCCGGTTGTCCGTAGCCCCGGGCGTTGAGCTGTTGCAGGCCCCGGATGCTGGCCTGGAAGACCCCGTCGCCCCGCTGGGCGTCCACGTTCTGCTCCAGGTAACAGGGCAGGGAGGCCACCACCTCCACCCGGTGCTCGGCGAGAAACGCCGCCAGGTCATCCTGGCCGGGCTGCTCCAGGATGGTGAGATTGCAGCGGTCCATGACCTTCACCCCCAGGCGCCGGGCCTCGCGCACGAGGTCACGGAAATGGGGATTCATCTCCGGCGCGCCACCGGTGAGGTCCAGGGTCTTCGCCCCCGAGGCGCGCAGGTAATCGAGCACGAGGTCCACCGTGTCCCGGTCCATCACCTCCCGGCGGTTGGGGCCGGCATTCACGTGACAATGAAAGCAGGTCTGGTTGCACACGTAGCCCAGGTTCACCTGCAGGGTCTCGAGCCGGCCACGGCGGATGGCCGGGAAGCGGGTGTCGTGCAAGGGGATCAGGGGCTGGGTTGCGGACATGGGTGTTCCTACGGTATGAGACGTTGAATCCAGCGTACCAGACGTCGGGTGGCGGGGCCGAAAAGCCTCGGGCTGTAGGCGGTATTGACCGCGCGGCGATGGATTTGTGCCAGGGTGGGGTAGGCGTGGATGGTGGCGGCGATGCGGCTCACGGGGATCTTCGCCTGCATGGCGAGCGCCAGTTCGTGGATCAGCTCGCCGGCCCGGGGGCCCAGCAGGGCGGCGCCCACCAGCCGCCCCTTGCGCACCAGCAGTTTCGCCTCGCCCGCGGTCTCGCCCTCGGCCAGGGCCCGGTCCACCTGGCTGAAGGGGAAGCGCAGCACCTCCACCTCAAGCCCCTGCTCACGGGCCTCCCGTTCATTGAGCCCGACGCGCGCCAGTTCCGGGTCGCAGTAGATCACCCGGGGCAGCACCCGGTAGTCGGCCTTTCGGGGCAGGCGGAATACCGCATTGGTAATCACGATGCCCGCCTCATATTCGGCCGCGTGGGTGAAAGGGTAGGGCGTGTCGCAGCAGTCGCCGCAGGCATAGATGTGTTTGGCGCTGCTGCGCAGGCGCCGGTCCACGCGGATGCCGCGTGCGCCGAAGTCCACCCCCGCCGCCTCCAGGCCCAGGTCCTCCACGTTGGGCCGGCGCCCCGTGGCCACCAGGATCGCGTCGACTTCCAGTGTCCGGGAACAAGCGTCCTGTACGTAGTCGAGGCGTTTCACGGCATCCAGGCAGCTTACGCCGGTCACCTGCGCGCCGAGCCGGATCTCCAGACCTTCCCGATCCAGGATGGCCTTCAGCGCCTCGCCGGTGTCCGGATCCTCGCCGGGCAGCAGGCGAGCTGCAGCTTCCAGGATCGTGACCCGGCTGCCCAGCCGGGCCAGGGCCTGGCCCAGCTCCAGCCCGATGGGCCCGCCGCCGAGCACCGCCAGGCGGCGGGGCAGGCTGCGCTGGGTCCAGAGGCTGTCGCTGGTGAGACAGCCGGCCTCATCGAGGCCGGGGATGGCAGGGATGGCAGGCCGTGAGCCGGTGGCAATGACAAACCGCCGCCCGGTGATGCGCCGGCCCTCCACCATGAGATCCCGGGGGGCGGTGAAACGGGCCTGGCCGAAGATCACCTCCACCCCGTAGCCCCGGAAGCGTTCCGGGTCGTCATGGGCCTGGATGGAGTCGATGACGCTGCGTACCCGGTCCATGACGGCGCCCAGGTCCACGCGGGGATCGGCCGCCGGCAGCCCGAACTCGCCGGCCCGACGCATCAGGGAGGCCACTTTGGCGCTGTGGATCAGGGTCTTGCTGGGCACGCAGCCGGTGTGCAGGCAATCGCCGCCCAGTTTCGGGCCTCGCTCGATCAGGGTGGTGCGCACCCCCAGCTGGCCCGCCACGCTGGCCGTGACCAGCCCGCCCACGCCGCCGCCGATGATCACCAGTTCCGGGTTGTCTTGCTGTCGGGGACTCATGGGTATCATTACGGGGCCAGGCGCGCATCGGATGCAAGGCACGGCAACAAAAAGGGGGCTTCATCGCCCCCTCTCTGCGTAGTGATCGGCCTCTGTCAGCGCCAGTTGAGCTTGAGCCCGTGGTCCTCCAGGACCCGCAGGGCCGATTCCACGCAGCGGTCCACGAAGGCGGTGCGCTGGGTGTTCTGGCGTGCCAGGCGCGCCCAGCGGCGGCCGTCGGACAGCCCGGCCAGCTCATAGATGCGAGGGCGGGGATAGTAGAAGGCGTGCACGAACTGGCTGAACACCGCGTTCATCACCGGCCGGAACAGGGCGCGCTGCAGGGGCGAGAGCTGATCCACCATGCCCCCCAGGGTCTCCCGGGCGTGGGCGATGTGGCGCGCCTCGTCGATCACGTGCACGGTGATCATGTCGTAGATGGTGGGGCAGATGTCGTCCCGGTGCTTGCGGATCAGCCGGTTCATGCGATCCGGCACCTCCTCGCCGATCAGCACCGCGATCCAGAAGGCCGGGGACTCGTAGGGTGCGTGGCGGCCCAGCAGGTTGGCCAGGTTGAAGCGCCGGAAGCGGGTGCGCGGCATGGGCAGGCGGGAGCGGCGCATCAGCTCCAGGAACATCAGGCTGTGGCCGGCCTCCTCGCGCAGCTCGTGCAGGCGGTAGGTGGCCCGGGACAGGTCGCCGCCCAGGTGCCCCATGGAGCGGCTGATGCGCTCCATGAACAGGCTCTCCAGCCACAGCGCCCCCTCGATGAAATTGATGAACTCGTACTGGGACAGGGCCTGGCGGCGTTCCAGGGGCAGGGCGTCGAACTCCGGGATGCCGTGCAGGGACACGGCCTCCTCGGGCAGCCAGAAGCTTTCCAGACTGAGCGCTTCCCAGTCCACCCGGGCCAGCGGGTCCAGGTAGGGGGTGCTGTTGCGGCTCAGGTGCTCCAGGAGTTCGGAAGAGGGCTGGGTCATGGCCTTGATCGGGTCTTGATCCGTGGCTGCAAAACCCCAGATTCGTCACTGCTGCCGGGGTCTGCCGGAAATTAGCATTTGCTTAATAAGCGGTGAATGATAGCCGCTTGTCACGAGCGGGTAAAATATCCTTCACCGACACCTATGCGGAGCCCCATGGGCCATGAGTCGCAGAAAGAGCATCTACAAGGTCAGTTTCATCAACCAGGGCAAGGTCTACGAGGTCTTCGCCCAGAAGGTCTACCAGGCCGACCTTTACGGTTTCGTGGTCATCGAGCAGCTGATCTTCGGCGAGCGCAGCACCGTGGTGGTGGACCCGGGCGAGGAGCGGCTCAAGAGCGAGTTCGAGTCCGTGCGCCGCAGCTTCGTACCCATGCACGCCATCATCCGCATCGACGAGGTGGAAAAGGAGGGTGTGGCCAAGATCCACGAACTGGGCGCCAACGTCACCGCCTTCCCGCCCACCCTGCCGCCCCCGGGCGGGCGCCGGGACGGCTGAAAAGGCCCCGCGGGGTATTTGCAGAAGTCCCGCATCTGGGGTAACCTTCCGCCCCTTGCCCGGCCCCGGATGGAGCCCGGCAGCCCGCCCAGCATGAGTCCTCGGGGCGGAAACATCCAGCGGAGAGGTGGCCGAGTGGTTGAAGGCGCACGCCTGGAAAGTGTGTATACGGTAACCCCGTATCGAGGGTTCGAATCCCTCCCTCTCCGCCATATTCCCCATGCCTTTTGCACGCCCGGATCGGCTTGATTTTCCCGCACGTTCAATGGTGACCCGCATCGGTCCCCTCGCGACAACAAGCTGTGAACCCCGCCAGGCCCGGAAGGGAGCAACGGTAACAGTGGACTTGGGCGCCGGGGTGTGGCTGGTGCGGGTTGCCACCTTTTAAGGCAGTGGCAAGTCTCAAGTGGCTAGTGGCAAGGAAGGTCAACGGACGGTTTCCCTTGCCACTTGCCACTGTTCCATTGAGCCAAGGGAATGTGCCTGCGGTATCATGGTCCCACCATGCTCACCCAGATCACGTAGCTTCCCAATGTCCTATCAGGTTCTTGCCCGCAAATGGCGTCCGCGCAGTTTCGAGGAGATGGTGGGCCAGCCCCACGTGGTGCGCGCCCTCTCCAATGCCCTGCGCGACCAGCGCCTGCACCACGCCTACCTGTTCACGGGGACCCGCGGCGTGGGCAAGACCACCGTGGCCCGGGTGCTGGCCAAGTGCCTGAACTGCGAGACGGGGGTGACCGCCACCCCCTGCGGCCAGTGCAGCGCCTGTCGTGAGATCGACGAGGGGCGCTTCATCGACCTGATCGAGGTGGATGCCGCCTCCCGCACCAAGGTGGAGGACACCCGCGAACTGCTCGACAACGTGCAGTACGCCCCCACCCGGGGCCGCTACAAGGTGTACCTCATCGACGAGGTGCACATGCTCTCCACCCACAGTTTCAACGCGCTGCTCAAGACCCTGGAAGAGCCGCCGCCCCACGTGAAGTTCCTGCTGGCCACCACGGACCCGCAGAAACTGCCGGTCACCATCCTGTCCCGCTGCCTGCAGTTCAGCCTCAAGGCCATGCCCGCGGACATGGTCGGCGCGCACCTGAAGAAGGTGCTGGAGCAGGAGGGGGTGGATTTCGATCCGCCT containing:
- a CDS encoding HIT domain-containing protein — encoded protein: MNPFELDARLAADTLALGESELCLYRLMDDARWPWVILVPRRAGVTEIHDLNDTDHDTLWAESRAVARALAEAFDARSMNVAKLGNVVSQLHLHHVVRQEGDPAWPGPVWGFGQRVAYEGRAREEMVTRLRDCLGLG
- a CDS encoding pirin family protein, encoding MKARTVKTRIPGMPASDGAGVMLRRSIGSPALKNLDPFLMLDHFSSNDPDDYVAGFPDHPHRGFITFTYMLDGHMEHKDSMGNQGDLKSGGAQWMKAASGVIHSEMPRQTEGLMRGFQLWINLPAREKMTDPAYQEYGPGAFPEVHSAGTRVKVLMGEHGDARAPIEDPITQVHYLDVNLEPGAGFEHALPVGHNAFVYVYEGSVDIQGTALEQHQLAVLEHGDGVALKAGDHGARLVLVAGQPIGEPIVQYGPFVMNHREEIEQAFQDYQSGRLVRSKARMSGHA
- a CDS encoding diiron oxygenase — encoded protein: MTQPSSELLEHLSRNSTPYLDPLARVDWEALSLESFWLPEEAVSLHGIPEFDALPLERRQALSQYEFINFIEGALWLESLFMERISRSMGHLGGDLSRATYRLHELREEAGHSLMFLELMRRSRLPMPRTRFRRFNLANLLGRHAPYESPAFWIAVLIGEEVPDRMNRLIRKHRDDICPTIYDMITVHVIDEARHIAHARETLGGMVDQLSPLQRALFRPVMNAVFSQFVHAFYYPRPRIYELAGLSDGRRWARLARQNTQRTAFVDRCVESALRVLEDHGLKLNWR
- a CDS encoding chemotaxis protein, yielding MSTNSWGSSLESNKAAGTRLELLLFQLEGHQLYGINVFKVQEVIPFKKLTRLAGSHPMVSGVATLRGVTMPIMDLSRAIGGPAMKDPENGYIIITEYNRSVHGFLIRRMDRIINTQWDKVQSPPKATGRNAYVTAVTMVDDKIVEILDVEKVLDQVVRASTHVSADLSAQIDAGNRHVLVVDDSSVARNQISRALEQLGIQCTQVPDGQHAIRLLEKMLADGVDVSEHFTMVVSDIEMPVVDGYQLTTWIRQQPQLKDLYILLHSSISGVFNVDMVKRTGANKFIQKYHPDDLARAVQERIGADTSA
- a CDS encoding aldo/keto reductase yields the protein MIPRPKHLSRRRFLTWLGGASLLPLLPGVPAGANPAEILTRPIPSSGEALPVIGMGTWLTFDVGENRARRDDRTQVLRTFFEHGGQLVDSSPMYGSAEAVLGHALEQIPSPPLFSATKVWTWGQRAGESEMERSRQLWGVGRFDLMQVHNLLDWEAHLETLLRYKQEGRIRYLGMTTSHGRRHDTLERIMLGHDLDFVQFTYNMLDREAEDRLLPLARERGIAVIINRPFQRGGLFRRVEGRPLPGWGAEIGCETWAQAFLKFIVSHPAVTCAIPATTRVEHMMQNMGAAYGALPDEALRRRMLVDFNVA
- a CDS encoding PIN domain-containing protein, whose protein sequence is MPYLLDTNILIAAMKGHPQVREHLEVTPLQEIVLSPVVLGELELGVAKSRYRDKNAARLAELVRGIALQPIDAEVARHYARIRAALEQAGTPIGANDYWITAQALAQELILVSDNVREFSRVGGLKLQNWMAAP
- a CDS encoding DUF1820 family protein, whose translation is MSRRKSIYKVSFINQGKVYEVFAQKVYQADLYGFVVIEQLIFGERSTVVVDPGEERLKSEFESVRRSFVPMHAIIRIDEVEKEGVAKIHELGANVTAFPPTLPPPGGRRDG
- a CDS encoding dihydrolipoyl dehydrogenase family protein, whose product is MIPMSPRQQDNPELVIIGGGVGGLVTASVAGQLGVRTTLIERGPKLGGDCLHTGCVPSKTLIHSAKVASLMRRAGEFGLPAADPRVDLGAVMDRVRSVIDSIQAHDDPERFRGYGVEVIFGQARFTAPRDLMVEGRRITGRRFVIATGSRPAIPAIPGLDEAGCLTSDSLWTQRSLPRRLAVLGGGPIGLELGQALARLGSRVTILEAAARLLPGEDPDTGEALKAILDREGLEIRLGAQVTGVSCLDAVKRLDYVQDACSRTLEVDAILVATGRRPNVEDLGLEAAGVDFGARGIRVDRRLRSSAKHIYACGDCCDTPYPFTHAAEYEAGIVITNAVFRLPRKADYRVLPRVIYCDPELARVGLNEREAREQGLEVEVLRFPFSQVDRALAEGETAGEAKLLVRKGRLVGAALLGPRAGELIHELALAMQAKIPVSRIAATIHAYPTLAQIHRRAVNTAYSPRLFGPATRRLVRWIQRLIP
- a CDS encoding YchJ family protein; its protein translation is MNHEPCPCGSGKAYEACCGAYHAGEALPETAEQLMRSRYSAFVRGDADYLLATWHSSTRPASLDLDARVKWLGLKVHAATAGGPGDESGTVSFVARHKIGGRAYRLEETSRFVREAGRWVYVDGDVS
- a CDS encoding YajD family HNH nuclease, with the protein product MADSKLDRVVAQARREALERGQGYREQALKMYPWVCGRCGREFTRANVHELTVHHRNHDHDFNPPDGSNWELLCLYCHDNEHQRLLEAAANPTSVKGGKASGATHSPFAGLKDLLKKDE
- the arsS gene encoding arsenosugar biosynthesis radical SAM (seleno)protein ArsS (Some members of this family are selenoproteins.), which translates into the protein MSATQPLIPLHDTRFPAIRRGRLETLQVNLGYVCNQTCFHCHVNAGPNRREVMDRDTVDLVLDYLRASGAKTLDLTGGAPEMNPHFRDLVREARRLGVKVMDRCNLTILEQPGQDDLAAFLAEHRVEVVASLPCYLEQNVDAQRGDGVFQASIRGLQQLNARGYGQPGSGLVLDLVFNPQGPSLPPPQGPLEADYKRHLGEQYGVVFNQLFTIANMPIHRFGKQLRKEGRLEAYLDLLKGAHRDENLAAVMCRSLISVDWQGYVHDCDFNQMLRMPLGGGTARNHLRALMEVDLEGREIAVADHCFGCTAGQGSSCGGALS
- a CDS encoding type II toxin-antitoxin system Phd/YefM family antitoxin; translation: MRTVQIVEAKARFSALLAAVEAGEEIAITRHGKVVARLVPDRPRMASELFRPMWDHADEMDLEAPADLIPEPVSESLD